GGCGGCTCGGAATACTTCAACGGCTCCATCGACGACGTCCGCCTCGTGAACACGACTTTGACGGACGACGACATCATGCTGGAGTGGACGACCCAGTTCCACAAGTACTCGTCGGACGCCGGCGTCACCTTCAGCACCGCCGCGGGCACCTACGCGGGCTCCCCGGTCAACGGCACCACCGCCGTCGTCACCTACTCGACGGCCGGAGCGTCGCCCGCGGAGCCCTGGACGGCGAACGGCCGCTGGCAGTTCGTGGGGCAATCCATCGACGGCGAGGCCGCCTTCGGCACCTCCTACGGCGTCACGATCGACAATCTGCCGCCGATCGCTCCGTCCCTGGCCGCGGTCGCCACCTCGCCGAACGACATCACCTGGAACTGGAGCCTACCGCCGCGCGTCTGCCTGCCCCCGGGCTCGACCTCCGTCACCTATCAGCTCGTCGACGCCGTCTCGGGCGCGAACCTGATCCCGCCCGGCAGCATGGCGCATCCGACCTTCACCGTCGGAGAGAACGTCGCCGGCGGGTCGAACCAGCTGGTCGGACGAAAGCTCCGCGTCACCGACGTCTGGGGCTCGGGCCTCAGCGTCGCGACGTCCATCTACACCTTGGCGAACCCGCCGCTGGCGGCCAGCGTCGTGCCGAGCAACGTCTCCACCGGCAGCGCGCTCATCAGCTGGAACCAGAACGGGAACCCGTCCTACACGCGCTATCTGGTCGCCATCTCGCAGGATCCGACGTTCGCGACCGGCGTCTCCACGCCCGCGACGGTCGCCAGCGACCTCACCGGCAGCTCGATCACGATCCCGATCCTCTCCATCGGCACGACCTATTACGTGCGGGTGCAGTCGGTCAGCGGCCGCTCCAGCGACGGCTTCGGGGGGACCGGCTCGGTGTTCGTCAGCACCTCCTTCACGACCTTGCCCGGCGCGCCCAACCTCGGCGGCGCTCCGCTGTCGAACACCTCCATCCTCTGGACCTGGACCGCCGTGCCGGGCGCCCAGTACTACAAGCTCTTCGACGTCGCCGGCTCGACCCTCTACACCGGCGGCGATCTCTCCTTCCCCCAGGGAGGCCTGACGACCAACTCGCAGTCCACGACCCGCGTCGAGGCCGTCTCGGCCAACGGCGGGGGACAGCGCGCCACCGCCACCGCCTTCACCTTGGCCAACAACCCGACGGCCCCGACCGTCAACGAGGCCTTCGCGAGCAGCATCACCTACTCCTGGAACGGCGGGATCAATCCTTCCTATACGTTCTACGAGATCGCGGTCACCACCGACGCGACCTACGGCATCATCGTCACCACCTTGACCGTCAACGCGACGACCGCGACGGCGACCGGGCTCTTCCCGGGCACCACCTACTACGCGCGCGTGCGCTCCGTCAACGGCAGCCAGGTCTACGGCACCGCCTACGCCGTCTTCGCCGCCACGCGCACGATCCCCGACCCCGCGATCACCTCGGTCCTGTCCCCGCCCTCGGCCTACGTCCCGCCCGGCGGCTCGATCGGGCAATGGCATTTCGACGAGAGCACCGGCACGTCCGCGGCGGACTCCTCGGGCTTCACCAACCCCGCGCAGCTGACCTGCGTGACGGCGCTGTGCACCTCCACGCCCACCTTCGTCTCCGGCCCGGCCGGGCTCGGCGCCGCGGCGTCCTTCTCCGGCCTCGCGGGCAGCCTGGCGCGCGTCCCCGACGCGGCGCAGTACGCGTTCACCGGCAGCATGACCGTCTCGGCCTGGGTGAACCCCTCGACCCTGTCCCAGCCGAACGGCGCCGGGATCGTCGTGCGCGGCAGCGCCACGGTGGAGAACTTCGCCCTCGACGTCTCGAGCGGCCTGTACCGCTTCATCCCGAAGCTCAACTTCATCGCCGCGTCGACGAAGACCGTCGCGGTCGGGAGCTGGATCCACCTGATCGGCTCCTACGACGCCTCGGTCGGCAGCGCCACGCTCTACGTCAACGGCCGCCCCGCCTCGACCGTCCTGGCCGTGCCGGCGCGCACCGCGGCGAACCACGACATCACGATCGGCAACCGCCAGTCGGGCGCCACCGCCTACGACCGGGGCTTCCTCGGCGGCATCGACGCGGTGCGCGTCCAGAACCGCGCCCTGAGCGCGGCGGAGGCCTTAGCCGAGTTCGAGGGAAGCTACGTCTCCACCGTGACGCCTCCGTCCCCGAACAACGGGATCCTCATCGGCCTCGCGCCCAACGCGTTCGGCGCGCCCGCCACGATCTCGGTCTCCGTGGACCCGCTCGCCCATCCGATCACGGTCACGGCCTCCGTCCTCAACGAGGGCCTCACGGTGATCCCCACCGGCTTCACCCTCGTCCCGAACAGCATCATCGAGATCGTGCCGATCGTGAGCGGGACGCCGTTCACGCAGACGCTCGGCTCTTCGGCGAGCGTCTCGATGCCCTACGCCGACGCGAACGGGGACAACATCATCGACGGCTCGAACCCGCCTCTCGCGGCCTCCGCGATCAAGGTCTACACCCTGAACACCACGGTCAACCGCTGGGAGCTGCTGCCGACCTACGTCGACCCCGCGACGCGGCGCGTCACCTTCTTCACGCCGCACTTCTCCGTGTTCGCGATGTTCGCTCCGCTGACCATCGGGACCGCCTTGGCGCAGGTCCGCGTCTACCCGGTCCCCTGGAAACCGGGCACGAACGGCCGCTTCGACGCCCCCGGCGTCACCTTCGACCGCCTGCCCGTGACCGGAGTCATCCGGATCCTGAGCCTCGCCGGCGAGCGCGTCCGCGAGTTCACCTTCGACGGCTCCTCCTCGGGCTCGGTCGTCTGGAACGGCGTCACCGACGGCGGCCAGCGCTGCGCCAGCGGGGTGTACTTCGCCCGGATCACCGGCGCCGGCGGAGAGTCGGTCGTCAAGTTCGCGATCGAGAGATGAGACAACCGATCCTCGCCGTCCTGCTCCTCGCCGCGGCCCTCCCGGCCGCGGCGGCGGGCTTCGGCGCGACCCAGGCGGGTACCAGCGGGGCGCCGTTCCTCAAGCTCGGAGCGGACGCCCGCGCCGCGGGCATGGGCGGCGCCGTACGCGCCGCCGTCGACGACGCGACGGCGATCTACTGGAACCCCGCCGGCCTCGCCGGCCTGCGCTACCGCCACGCGACGATGACCCACGGCGCCTCGTACCAGGGCACCTTTCAGGACTTCATCGCCTACGCCCAGCCCGTGGAATCGCCGTTCGGGCGCCAGACCGGGCGGGAACGCGACCTGCGGCCCGACCAGCTGGGCACGCTCGGCGTCGCCGTCCTCTATCAGAACTCCGGGAGCCTCTCCGAGATCGACAACACCGCGACGGCGACCGGAGACCGCTTCACGCCGCAGGACCTCGCGGTCTTCCTCGCCTGGGGCGCCACGGTCTCGCGCGGCCTCGACGTCGGCGTCGGCCTCAAGTACGTGACCTCGAAGATCCAGGGCACGGCCTCGACCGGCGCCGTCGACCTCGGCGCGCGCTGGCGCACCTGGCTGCCGGGGGAGTTCCCTTACGCCCTGTCCCTCAGCGCGCAGAACCTCGGAGGACAGCTCAAGTTCCGGGAGGCCGGCGACCCCTTGCCCATGCTCGTCACCGTCGGCCAGGCCCTGCGCGTCGTCAAAGGCCTCGTCGTCACCCTCGACCTCAACGCCCCGCGGGACCGCTCGCTCTACCCGAGCTTCGGCCTCGAGTGGCGCGTCCCGATGAAGCAGGGCCTCTCCGCCGCGCTCCGGGGCGGCTACGACGGCCGCCTCAAAAGCACGGATTCAGGAGGCCTGACGGGCGTCTCCTTCGGCGGCGGCCTCGGCGTCCAGCGCTTCGGCTTCGACTACGGCTGGTCGCCCGCCGGCGGCCTCGGCTCCACCCACAAGCTGTCCCTCTCCTACCGCTTCTGACCGGGGACCCGGTGGGACCCGGTGTCAGGCTCGCAAATTCCTTGAATTCTTGCGGCCCGGAATTCGACGAATTTGCGAGCCTGACACCACTTATGGGGAGATTTAGTATCCTCATCCGCGATGGGTGGATTGAGGGCGTTCGCCGCCGAGCTGGCCGGGACCTTCGCGCTGACGCTCGCGGGGGCCGGGGCGCTCTGCCTCGACTACGCGACGGGGGGGAGGATCGGCCCCGTGGGCGTCGCGCTCGCCTACGCCGGCGGCGCCGTGACGGTCATGCACGCCTTCCCGTCGGCCGTCGGCCGCTTCAACCCCGCCATCGCCGTCGCCGAGCTGGCCATGCGCCGGGTGGACGCCCTGCGCGGCGTCTTCGCGCTCGGCGCCCAGCTGCTCGGCGCGATGTGCGCGGGCCTGTTCCTCCGCGCGGTCCTCTCCGGCGGCCGGCCCGAGCTCCTGACCGAGCCGGCCTACCTCGGCTCCTGCCTTCCCGTCGGCATCGGCTACCGCGCCGCCACCCTCGTCGAGGCCGTCGCCACCTTCTTCCTCGCCCTGGCCGTCTTCGCCTCCGACCAGCCTCGCGCGCGCCGCGTCGGCCCGCTCGCGGTCGGGGCCGCCACCTTGTTCGGCTCGCTCGTCGCCGGCCCGCTCACCGGAGGCGCGATGAACCCGGCGCGAGCCTTCGGTCCCGCGCTGGCCGCCGGTTTCTGGTCCATGCATTACGTCTACTGGGTCGGCCCGCTCGCCGGAGCGGTCGTCGCCGCCTTCGCCGCCCCTTACCTGATACACGCTGAGGAGAACCGCCCATGAACGTCTCGCCCCTGCCGCTCAAAGCCCTCGAGTCCGACCACCGCGACCTGGCCGTCTTCGTCTACGAGGACGCCGGTCTGGCCGGCGCCAAGGTCCTTTCCAACGCCGCGAAGGTCGCGCTCAACGCCAAGCTGCACGAGGAGAGCTTCAAGGCCGGGGTCAAGGAGGTGTGCCGGATCGACCTCGACGTCCTGGGCAAGCACCGCCGCGTGTTCGCCGTCGGCCTGGGCAAGAAGAAGGGCTCGAACTCCGAGACTTTCCGCCGGGCGGCCGGATCGCTCCTCGGAGCGATCCGCTCCAAGCGCGAGAAGATCGCGGTCCTCTGCTCCGAGCAGCCGCAGGCGATCGCCGAGGGCCTGCTGCTGGCCTCCTACAAGTTCGAGGAGTACAAGAAGGGCGACGCCGACAAGCTGACCTCCGCGACGATCGTCGTGCAGGACTCCGGCTCGCGCGTCGCGCTCGAGAAGGCCTGCGCCAAGGCGGCGACCTACGCGTCCGCCGTCTCCTTCGCGCGCGACCTCGTCAACCGGGGCCCCTCCGACAAGACGCCGCAGAGCGTCGCCGACCTCGCCTCGACCCTCGAGGGGGCCGGCGTGAGCGTCACCATCCTCGACAAGGTCGCCTGCGCCGACATGGGCATGGGCTCCTTCCTCGGCGTCGCGCGCGGCTCCGCGCAGCCGCCCGTCATGATCCACCTGGTCTACAAGCCCAAGGCCGCGACCAAGAAGCGCGTCGCCATCGTCGGCAAGGGCGTGATGTTCGACTCGGGCGGGCTGTCGCTGAAGCCGGCGCAGTCGATGGAGGACATGAAGTGCGACATGGCCGGCGCCGCCTCCGTCCTCGCCGTGTTCAAGGTCATCGCCGAGCTCAAGCCGAAGGTCGAGGTCCACGGCATCATCGGCGCGACCTACAACATGCCCGGGCCCGACGCCTACAAGCCCGGCGACGTGCTCAAGGCCATGAACGGCAAGACCATCGAGGTCTGGAACACCGACGCCGAGGGCCGGCTGGTCCTCGCCGACGCGCTGTGCCTCGCGGCGAAGCAGGAACCGCAGGCGATCGTCGACCTCGCGACGCTCACCGGCGCGGTCGTCATCGCGCTCGGCTCGAAGGTCGCGGGCATCATGGGAAATGATCCCAAGCTGATCGGCCAGGTGAAGGCCGCCGGCAAGCGCGCCGACGAGGCCTTCTGCGAGCTGCCGCTCGTCGAGGACTACAAGGAGAACATCAAGGGCAACATCGCCGAGCTCCTCAACATCTCCAAGGCGCGCGGCGAGGCCGGCTCCATCATCGGCGGCCTGTTCCTCCAGGAGTTCGTGGACGGCAAGCCGTGGGCCCACCTCGACATCGCCGGCACGGCCTTCACGGGCGGCGAGTCGGCGACCTACGCCCCGAAGGGCGCGACCGGCTCGCCGGTGCGCACCTTGCTCGAGTGGCTGGGGGCGCTGTGACCGAGCATAGCGCAGGAAATGGTCGCGTCGATAGACCGGGGAAGCGACCATGAGCCGGATCAAGTCCAAGGCGCCGCGCCTCGGCGCCGAGCCGGACATCGCTCGCATCGAAAGCCACTATAAAGAGATCCTCGCCGACCTCGGCGAGGATCCCAGGCGCGAGGGGCTGGCCAAGACCCCCAACCGCGTGGCCAAGGCGCTGCGCGAGCTGACGAGCGGCTACCGCGTGGACCTCGACGCCCTGATCAACGAGGCCCTGTTCACCGAGAGCTACGACGAGATGGTGATCGTGCGCGACATCGCGTTCTACTCGATGTGCGAGCATCACATGCTGCCTTTCTTCGGCCGGGCGCACGTGGCCTACCTGCCGAACAAGAGGATCATCGGGCTCTCGAAGATCCCGAAGATCGTCGAGGTCTTCGCGCGCCGCCTGCAGGTGCAGGAGCGCCTGACGACGGACGTCGCGTACACGCTCGCCGACAAGCTCAAGCCGATCGGCGTCGGCGTCATCATGGAGGCGCGACACCTCTGCATGGAGATGCGCGGCGCGGAGAGCCACCACTCGCCGACGACGACCTCGTGCATGCTCGGCGTGTTCAAGAAGGACGCGCGCACCCGCAAGGAGTTCCTCGAGCTCGTGAAGTCGCGCCCCGTCTAGCCCGGACTCGCACCGGTGCGAGTCCGCGGATCTTCACGCGGACTGTTTCCGGAAACAGTCCCTCAAAAAGAAGAAGCCCCGACTCGCGAGAGCCGGGGCTTCTTTTCTTTACGGCGTATTCTTAAGGCAGCGGCGGCAAGGTCCGGTGGGTCCCGTCGCAGAACGGCTTGTTCTTCGACTGGCGGCAGCCGCACCAGGCCACCTTCTTGGCCTCGGTGAGCTCCACGACGATGGGGGACTTCCCGGTGTTCTTGCGCGCGTGGGAGCCGTCGCAATAGGGCTGCTTCTCCGACTCGCCGCACGCGCACCAGGCCTTTCGGCCCGGCTGCTCCTCGCACACGTACGGCTTGTTCCGGATGCCGGACACGCTCAGACCGTCTGCCCGACGAAGGTCGAGTGCACGTACGCGGCCTTGATCATCGCCAGGCCGAGCAGCGCCGCGGTCAGCAGCGCCCCGTAGCTGAAGGGCATGCCCGCGTGGCCGGCGCCGAGCATGCCGACGAGCATCGGGGCCGACAGGTAGGTGTTGATGCGCGACGCCAGCGCCGCGCGGGTGCGCAGGGCGGGAGCCGCGTCGCCGGCCGTGCCGCCGAGGAGCTTCTTCTGCGCGGGCCAGATGACGAACCAGACGTTGAACCACATGATGGAGCCGAACGTCATGCCCCACATGATCCAGCGCGCGCGGTCGGTCAGGCCCTCGGCGCCCTTGAAGATCAGGTTCGCGCCCCAGCCGAGGTCGGGGGTGTACATGAAGATCTGGGCGAACAGGACCAGGCCCGACAGGAAGGTGACCATCGCGCCCCAGCGGAACCACCACAGCGCCCGCGGCATCAGGTGGGGGTTGACGAGCTTCTTGGTCGGGTCGTCCATCTTGCCCTGGAGCTGAAGGTTGACGAAGTTGAAGAAATAGAGATGACCGATCCAGACGATTCCCATGAACACGTGCAGCCAGCGGAACCCGAACTCGAGCTTGCTCATCGCGCCTCCTGACGAATATTGAATCCTGACCAAATATATCGGATTTGTCCCGGCGGCGTCAATCGCCGACGGGTGACGCTCGCTTGACGCTCCCGGCCGCATCTGTTAAACTGCCGCCCGATGAGACGCTGGATCTTTCAGGGGCTGGTGTTCGCGGTTCTGGGCCTGTTCGCGTTCGATTGCGCCCAGGAAGTCGCGGGCCTCTGCGACACCACCGAGGCCTGCCAGGCCTGCTTCTGCGGCCCGCACCTCGCCCCGCAGGGGGTCGCCGAGATCGCGATCGCCCCCGTTCCGGCGAAGTACGCCTCGTACGAACGCTCCGCGTACGCCTACCTGCCGCCTTCCTCGATCTTCCGCCCGCCCCGCCTCGCGGCCTGACCGCCGCGCCCCGACGCCGCCGTCCCTGACGCATTCTCCATTCTTGCCGGTTGTTTTCCGGCAGGGCGACCCGCATCAACCGAGGCTCCATGTCCACTCTTTTCGCCGCCGCCGCAGCCATTCTTCTCGCCGGACCGGTCTTCGCCCAGGAGGCCGCGCCGTCAGCCAAAAGGTACGCGCTGGCGGAGCTGGTGAGCCTGGCCCTGAAATCGACGCCGCTCCTGACCGCCCAGGACGCGCGCGTCGAGGAGAACAGCCTCTCCGCGGCGCAGGCCCGCGTCTGGGAGGGGCCTTCCGCCGGCATCCTGCTCGGCCGCAAGAGCGAGCCGGCGGGCAGCGGCCCGGCCTACGAGCTGTCCGCCTCCGTGCCTCTGCCCCTGACGGGGGAGCCGGGCCTGCGCGGGCGGCTTCTCGACCTCGAGACGGAGTCCTCGCGCGTCAAGCGCGCGGCGTCGGAGGTGCTCGTCACGGCCGCCGTCGCCCAAGGCGCG
This genomic stretch from Elusimicrobiota bacterium harbors:
- a CDS encoding LamG domain-containing protein — translated: MAPTSRNARGHLIAAALAAAALVAPAASFAVQPTLTPKVLQCDGSFAAGTVTSHPAPTVLVEAQSLDPGLKVGQRRLSVLPTSTLGLWRFDGNFTVTVSSCYTGGCNGGADSCKTWTYHYIDGNGSAALQTGQCTYRDTAGAACANTMTLYGLGSNQVPVPIGGAACLASTTTLPAASGSVAITPAGPLPGLAASGLSAQALQLNGSTLYGSTTNSANWDLPASYTLAAWVKPSAFNGRIVSQQGATGYWGIGVGATGGLRHFDSRDAVPGADLERGSGLTAAGTLAGWHLVHLVRRNGIDRRFYIDGVLVGTAVAASTNSFSTHPNNATLEIGRYGGGSEYFNGSIDDVRLVNTTLTDDDIMLEWTTQFHKYSSDAGVTFSTAAGTYAGSPVNGTTAVVTYSTAGASPAEPWTANGRWQFVGQSIDGEAAFGTSYGVTIDNLPPIAPSLAAVATSPNDITWNWSLPPRVCLPPGSTSVTYQLVDAVSGANLIPPGSMAHPTFTVGENVAGGSNQLVGRKLRVTDVWGSGLSVATSIYTLANPPLAASVVPSNVSTGSALISWNQNGNPSYTRYLVAISQDPTFATGVSTPATVASDLTGSSITIPILSIGTTYYVRVQSVSGRSSDGFGGTGSVFVSTSFTTLPGAPNLGGAPLSNTSILWTWTAVPGAQYYKLFDVAGSTLYTGGDLSFPQGGLTTNSQSTTRVEAVSANGGGQRATATAFTLANNPTAPTVNEAFASSITYSWNGGINPSYTFYEIAVTTDATYGIIVTTLTVNATTATATGLFPGTTYYARVRSVNGSQVYGTAYAVFAATRTIPDPAITSVLSPPSAYVPPGGSIGQWHFDESTGTSAADSSGFTNPAQLTCVTALCTSTPTFVSGPAGLGAAASFSGLAGSLARVPDAAQYAFTGSMTVSAWVNPSTLSQPNGAGIVVRGSATVENFALDVSSGLYRFIPKLNFIAASTKTVAVGSWIHLIGSYDASVGSATLYVNGRPASTVLAVPARTAANHDITIGNRQSGATAYDRGFLGGIDAVRVQNRALSAAEALAEFEGSYVSTVTPPSPNNGILIGLAPNAFGAPATISVSVDPLAHPITVTASVLNEGLTVIPTGFTLVPNSIIEIVPIVSGTPFTQTLGSSASVSMPYADANGDNIIDGSNPPLAASAIKVYTLNTTVNRWELLPTYVDPATRRVTFFTPHFSVFAMFAPLTIGTALAQVRVYPVPWKPGTNGRFDAPGVTFDRLPVTGVIRILSLAGERVREFTFDGSSSGSVVWNGVTDGGQRCASGVYFARITGAGGESVVKFAIER
- a CDS encoding PorV/PorQ family protein, whose protein sequence is MRQPILAVLLLAAALPAAAAGFGATQAGTSGAPFLKLGADARAAGMGGAVRAAVDDATAIYWNPAGLAGLRYRHATMTHGASYQGTFQDFIAYAQPVESPFGRQTGRERDLRPDQLGTLGVAVLYQNSGSLSEIDNTATATGDRFTPQDLAVFLAWGATVSRGLDVGVGLKYVTSKIQGTASTGAVDLGARWRTWLPGEFPYALSLSAQNLGGQLKFREAGDPLPMLVTVGQALRVVKGLVVTLDLNAPRDRSLYPSFGLEWRVPMKQGLSAALRGGYDGRLKSTDSGGLTGVSFGGGLGVQRFGFDYGWSPAGGLGSTHKLSLSYRF
- a CDS encoding aquaporin; the encoded protein is MGGLRAFAAELAGTFALTLAGAGALCLDYATGGRIGPVGVALAYAGGAVTVMHAFPSAVGRFNPAIAVAELAMRRVDALRGVFALGAQLLGAMCAGLFLRAVLSGGRPELLTEPAYLGSCLPVGIGYRAATLVEAVATFFLALAVFASDQPRARRVGPLAVGAATLFGSLVAGPLTGGAMNPARAFGPALAAGFWSMHYVYWVGPLAGAVVAAFAAPYLIHAEENRP
- a CDS encoding leucyl aminopeptidase; translation: MNVSPLPLKALESDHRDLAVFVYEDAGLAGAKVLSNAAKVALNAKLHEESFKAGVKEVCRIDLDVLGKHRRVFAVGLGKKKGSNSETFRRAAGSLLGAIRSKREKIAVLCSEQPQAIAEGLLLASYKFEEYKKGDADKLTSATIVVQDSGSRVALEKACAKAATYASAVSFARDLVNRGPSDKTPQSVADLASTLEGAGVSVTILDKVACADMGMGSFLGVARGSAQPPVMIHLVYKPKAATKKRVAIVGKGVMFDSGGLSLKPAQSMEDMKCDMAGAASVLAVFKVIAELKPKVEVHGIIGATYNMPGPDAYKPGDVLKAMNGKTIEVWNTDAEGRLVLADALCLAAKQEPQAIVDLATLTGAVVIALGSKVAGIMGNDPKLIGQVKAAGKRADEAFCELPLVEDYKENIKGNIAELLNISKARGEAGSIIGGLFLQEFVDGKPWAHLDIAGTAFTGGESATYAPKGATGSPVRTLLEWLGAL
- the folE gene encoding GTP cyclohydrolase I FolE, with protein sequence MSRIKSKAPRLGAEPDIARIESHYKEILADLGEDPRREGLAKTPNRVAKALRELTSGYRVDLDALINEALFTESYDEMVIVRDIAFYSMCEHHMLPFFGRAHVAYLPNKRIIGLSKIPKIVEVFARRLQVQERLTTDVAYTLADKLKPIGVGVIMEARHLCMEMRGAESHHSPTTTSCMLGVFKKDARTRKEFLELVKSRPV
- a CDS encoding CDGSH iron-sulfur domain-containing protein, whose translation is MSGIRNKPYVCEEQPGRKAWCACGESEKQPYCDGSHARKNTGKSPIVVELTEAKKVAWCGCRQSKNKPFCDGTHRTLPPLP
- a CDS encoding urate hydroxylase PuuD produces the protein MSKLEFGFRWLHVFMGIVWIGHLYFFNFVNLQLQGKMDDPTKKLVNPHLMPRALWWFRWGAMVTFLSGLVLFAQIFMYTPDLGWGANLIFKGAEGLTDRARWIMWGMTFGSIMWFNVWFVIWPAQKKLLGGTAGDAAPALRTRAALASRINTYLSAPMLVGMLGAGHAGMPFSYGALLTAALLGLAMIKAAYVHSTFVGQTV